Part of the Paenibacillus aurantius genome, AAGCGGGAGGAATGGGAGTTTTGCCGGGATGTGGTGCAGGACCCGCTGATGACCACCTTCCAGGATTTCGATTGGGCCGATGAAGTGATTCATGCCGGCTTCGGCCAGAAGTGGATCGTGGAAACCGTCTTCGGAGGCGATACCCGGAAGGCCATGGAGGCGGCGGACCGCACGGTGAAGATAAGGCAGGCCTACATGGATCGGCTGCAGGGGAAGCAAACGGACAACGGGTTCGCGGGAAACTATTGATAGGTGTGAGTGGAAGGTCAAAGAAGAACCCCCTTGGGTCTAACCATAGGGGGTTTGTTATCTTCGCGTTCCAAGTAAAAGTTACAGTCTTTGCTATTCATTTACAACATCCTAAAACGGCTGCTGATCGCAAGGGATCAGCAGCCGTTTCTTAACGCATGGTCATCCTGTAGGTGACCCCATCAGGTTGCCCCTGTAAGCGGGCATTAGAATACAAGGATAACTCCTTCTACCTGCACGGTTGCCGTGCCTACGTTGGTGATTCGGAGCTTGACTGTTCCGGCAGGAAGAACGAACGGCAGGACGACGACACGGTTGCCTGAGACCGTAACGCTGTTGCTAACCGGTACGCCGGTCGCAGCGTTGACGAATTGATAGCGGACCACCGTAGTCCCGGTTGCCCCGACCGCACGGCGCTGGAATGCGATGACTTCTCCCCGGTTGGTCACCCGGGTCAGCTGGAGAGAACGGGTAAGGCGCGATGTTCCCGGCAAAATATTGAGGAAGCGGAACGTGACAAGCCGACGAATAAAGGAAGCAGTCCGTGTGAGGGACATCCTAAGTTTTCCTTTCATGGTCTTCACCTCCCATCCGTACAGATACGATAAGATATGCATGCATATCACCGCCCGTATAGACAGAAGAGAAATTAGTGTTCGATTTTTTGGTAAGGACGGAAACGGGTCGCTTGACCGCGTGGAAACGATCCAAATCGAGCTTCGGTACACTACTAGTGGTAACGACAAGAAACGAAACTCACTTCCAAGATACTCAGGCTCAGCTTCTTCGAGTTTTCAGGAGGGTGGAGCGGAATCTCGCCAAAAGCCCACCTATCAGCAAACGATCCATAAGACAAAATTAGAGTGGAATTTAGACCTGCAGTTTCACGGTGTAATCAGGTTCAGCGGATGTAGATGAAGAGATTCGAGGAGAAATCATTCTGTAAGAAAGGTTCGTTACAAATACTTATCCTATGCGGCGTATGGCCGTACCGACGACCAAGTGGGCAGACAACATAATTTCATAATTGTGATGTTACAACTAGTTAATAATGATTTCACAACCGCTAGTTGAAGACTCTCGTACACCTCCATACTAAAAATAAAGAAAACACGCTATTGTAAAGGTAAAGGTGACAAGGAGGTTTTGTTCGAATGGCTGAATTAGGCAAGATTGGTGTAAAAATTGCTCAACTGCGGCGATCCCGTGGCCTAACCCAGGAAGAACTGGGGAAGCACGTATCCGTGTCTGCACAAGCGGTATCCAAATGGGAGAAGGGGGACTCTCTACCTGATCTTTCCATTATCGTGGAGCTGGCGGATATTTTTGATTGTTCGACGGATTATTTATTAGGGCGGAAAGGCGGACTCCGATCGCTGCTGCCCCAGATTCGTGAAGCGTTTGTCAACATGACGATAGAAGATAAAATCGGATTCCTTGGTGATATTATCACAGCAGCAGAAGTCTCGATACTTGCGCCGCCGGTTGGAGCGCATCCTTCCATGGTACACATTCACCTGGGTCCAGCGGGGATCGGTCTATGGGCAAAGGATCGGCTTGTCTGCATAGCGACGACGACGTTTTTGAATGAAGCCGTGGAAACATTAGAGAAAGAAGCCGAGTTCCCGCTCACCCTTCTGCCCGATGAAATTCGTCTTGTCCTATTAGCCCTCTTGCGGGACATGGATGATTTGAAACCGGACTATGCGGTGGATGAAAAGACGCTACAGTCGCTCTTGCCAAACACTTTAAATTTCGACCATATCCTTGTAAAGTGTATAGAGCTTGGGTTTGTAGACCGGGTAAGAGGCGGCTACCGGCTTAATTTCAAGGCTGATCTTGCCGTGCGATTACTGGCCATCCTTCATCAAACGATCAACAAGCAGGGAACGATGAATGTAACAGTGGGGAAACCTAAGTAACCGCCTTTGAAATAACGACAGAAGATAGCTTAACAAAACAGCGGCAGTCCAGGACTTTATTTTCCGTCCAAGGCAGCCGCTGTTTCTATAAGGAAGCCCATACTTATCTATTTCGCTAAACGCCGCGGGCAAGAAGAGGGAAGAGTCCGCCGCGGATCGGCTGGTCCTTCTCAAGCGGCTGTCCGTTCGTCACCGCGTGGGACTTGCCGCTGTACGTGGTACCATCCGGCATGAAGATGATCGCGAGCGCCCGGCGGGGCTTATCGGTTACATTCGCATGCGCGAAGTGAAACGTGAGGCCGTCATGGAACGTAGCGCTTCCCGCCTTCATGCGGCAGATGACCGATTGGGATTGGTCATGCCCGGTTCCTTCCGCGTATTGAAAAAGATCCTGGGGATCCGACAGGCTGATCGGGTTAAGCTTGCCGGCCCGGCGGGACTCTGGAACGAACATCATGCAGCCGTTGTTCTCGTCGACATCGTCCAGCGCGATCCAGATCGACAGCGCTCCGTCCTCGTTCATCGGCCAATAGGTGGAATCTTGGTGCCAAGGCGTCGGCTTGGAATCGCCCGGCATCTTCAGCAACGCATGGTCGTGGAACAAACGGATCCCGGAAGCTCCGGTCAGCAGCCGGGCCATTTCGGCGAATCGTGAATGGGTGGTGTACCGGGCCATACCCGCGTGATCTCGCCACGTATTGACCCGTTGGTTCAGCACCCGGTAATAAGCGCCGCCGTGCTGGTCGGTTTGCAGGGACATGCCTTGGTCGGCTCCCATTACCTCATCCATGTATTCCCTTAGCTCGGCCAACTCTTCGGAAGTCAGAACGTCATTCACCTGAACGAAGCCGTTCTGGCGGTAGAAATCAATCTGCTCCTGCTTAAGCAGGCCCTGTGTTACCATTTGGCTCATCGGATCTCTCCCCTTCGACCTTGGTGATGCTTATCCCGGAAGGAAGCGTAAACTCCATTCCAGATTCAAGCATTTGTTGTTTTAAGTGTAGCTTATGGAAAGGGAGCTTTCTTGGAGGATTTGCTAACGATTATTGGTGATCTGCCAAACTACACGGTTGACCTTCTCGAAGAGGAGCATGACCTGATGAAGAGATGGAGTCCCCATGGGCAACCAAGAAGGGGGAAGAGCGGAGGTTAACAGAAGCAAGAGGGAAGGTAGGTAGACCACATCAGCAGAAACTATCCAGTCCAGTGTGGGCCGTTTATCTGCTAGTTCCGGATTCCGCGATTAGTTTGTATACATAATAAATGTTATGTTAACTTATGGGGTTCAGCATTCCGCCCGACTTGAATAGGACCCGAACTCTATGACACAATAGGTAAGATATCTCTTCCTACAAAACCCATTCCCCATACAAAAGGAGACATACTTATGCTAGATCCCCGACTATCCAAGCTGGCCGATGGGCTGGTTAATTACTCGACCCGGGTGCAGCCCGGCGAGAATGTTCTCATTGAAGCCTTCGGAATCGAACCAGCCCTTGTCAAGGAAGTGGTTCGTCTCGTGCAGGAGGCAGGCGGATATCCGTACGTTAACCTGCGGGACCAGTCCGTTACCCGAGCCCTGCTAATGAATGCGACGGAAGATCAGATCCGAACTTGGGCAGAATTCGATCAGCACCAGATGGAGAAAATGCAGGCCTACATCGGAATCCGCGGCGGAAGCAACATCAATGAGCTGTCGGATGTTCCGGAGGAGAAGCTGAAGCTGTACTCCAGTCTGTACTCCCATCCGGTTCATCTGCAAACGCGGGTGAAAAAGACCAAATGGGTCGTGCTACGCTATCCGAATCCATCTATGGCGCAGCTCGCCAATCAGAGCACGGAAGCGTTCGAGGATTTCTATTTCAATGTCTGTACCCTCGATTATTCCAAAATGTCGCAGGCCATGGATTCCCTCAAGGACCTGATGGACCGCACCGACCAGGTTCAGATCAAAGGCAACGGGACGGATCTTCGCTTCTCGATCAAAGGAATCGGCGCCATCAAGTGCTCCGGCGAGAACAACATTCCTGATGGAGAGGTGTTTACCGCGCCGGTCCGGGATTCGGTGAACGGGGTCATTTCTTTCAACGCGCCTACCCCTAATGATGGCTTCACTTACGAAAATGTCGTATTGGAATTCAAGGACGGCAAGATCATCCGGGCGGAAGCGAATGATACCGAGCGCCTTAACAAAGTCCTCGACACCGACGAAGGGGCGCGCTATATCGGAGAATTCGCCATTGGGGTCAACCCGTTTATCCGGGAGCCGATGAAGGATATTCTCTTCGATGAGAAGATTGACGGAAGCTTTCATTTCACCCCCGGCCAATGCTACGACGAGGCTTACAACGGCAACCAGTCTTCCATTCACTGGGATATGGTATGCATCCAGCGCCCCGAGTACGGCGGAGGCGAAATTTGGTTCGACGGCAGA contains:
- a CDS encoding helix-turn-helix domain-containing protein, translated to MAELGKIGVKIAQLRRSRGLTQEELGKHVSVSAQAVSKWEKGDSLPDLSIIVELADIFDCSTDYLLGRKGGLRSLLPQIREAFVNMTIEDKIGFLGDIITAAEVSILAPPVGAHPSMVHIHLGPAGIGLWAKDRLVCIATTTFLNEAVETLEKEAEFPLTLLPDEIRLVLLALLRDMDDLKPDYAVDEKTLQSLLPNTLNFDHILVKCIELGFVDRVRGGYRLNFKADLAVRLLAILHQTINKQGTMNVTVGKPK
- a CDS encoding phytanoyl-CoA dioxygenase family protein, with amino-acid sequence MSQMVTQGLLKQEQIDFYRQNGFVQVNDVLTSEELAELREYMDEVMGADQGMSLQTDQHGGAYYRVLNQRVNTWRDHAGMARYTTHSRFAEMARLLTGASGIRLFHDHALLKMPGDSKPTPWHQDSTYWPMNEDGALSIWIALDDVDENNGCMMFVPESRRAGKLNPISLSDPQDLFQYAEGTGHDQSQSVICRMKAGSATFHDGLTFHFAHANVTDKPRRALAIIFMPDGTTYSGKSHAVTNGQPLEKDQPIRGGLFPLLARGV
- a CDS encoding aminopeptidase, encoding MLDPRLSKLADGLVNYSTRVQPGENVLIEAFGIEPALVKEVVRLVQEAGGYPYVNLRDQSVTRALLMNATEDQIRTWAEFDQHQMEKMQAYIGIRGGSNINELSDVPEEKLKLYSSLYSHPVHLQTRVKKTKWVVLRYPNPSMAQLANQSTEAFEDFYFNVCTLDYSKMSQAMDSLKDLMDRTDQVQIKGNGTDLRFSIKGIGAIKCSGENNIPDGEVFTAPVRDSVNGVISFNAPTPNDGFTYENVVLEFKDGKIIRAEANDTERLNKVLDTDEGARYIGEFAIGVNPFIREPMKDILFDEKIDGSFHFTPGQCYDEAYNGNQSSIHWDMVCIQRPEYGGGEIWFDGRLIRKDGRFVVPELESLNPENLK